CAGGTCCTCTGGCCCTGCTTCAACACGGCCGACGCAGGCGTACCCGTACTTCACAGGAAACGGGAAATTACCACCCATATGGGGCCCGCGCATGCGATCGAACTCGCTCTGCGGCACAGCACCATTAAAGATGAGAGATTCGGTTCCACGGCTTATCCCGCTGTAGAGGCTTCGAACAAGCACCTCATTTTCCACTAGCGTTTCAATGGATTCCTCCCTCATGCCGCACCGCCCCTTGCCCTCAATCCAGAGCGCTCGGGATGATAGTGGAGCAGGAAAATGTGTCTTGCCGTCAGCAGATGCCAAAAGAGTGATCCTGATTAATGCACGTCACATGGAGCGTATTACCGCGTTGCGCGTTTTGTTCCGTCGATAGATCCAGATAATTTTTCGACTCCACCGAAGCACGCATAAGATTTCGTTCGTAAAATACAAAAACGTTCAGGGAGAGTATTCAAGATGTCGAATTCTGCCGAGCCAAATTTTCGGTTCAATACTCCGGAAATCCGAATTGAGCGTGCCATCGCGGAGCTTCGATATGGTCGACCAATTGTAATGTGGTCCAACGAGAGGAAGTTGGCAATCCTGGCTCTGGATGCCGTCGCACCTTCGCTATATGATCAATTTGCGATAGCGACCGCCAATAGCCACTCGCTTCTACTGACGGCACCACGGGCCAGTCGTCTCGGTATCCACGGTAATCGGGATATACTCACGCCGCTCGCAGGCGCCAGCTTCGAAGATGCTTCGCAGTTATCCTATGGTCTTGCCGCCGGGCAGCCCTCAAAGTGGGTTGAGGCTGATGACTTGGCGTCGCAGACGGCAGAGCTGGCGCGCATTGCCCTTCTTCTTCCCGCCATGGTGCTTGCAGATGTTTCCGCAAAGAGCGCAAGTTTCTCGGGATGCTGCGAATTGTCGATAGCCGATTTGAAGGGCGCAGGCGTTGCGCGCCAGCGTTTCGAAAAAGTCGTTCGGACGCGTGTTCCTCTCAGGGAGCTTGGAGATTGCGAGTTCGTGATTTTCCGTGGCGGGCTCGCACAAAAAGATCAGGTGGCAATCGTCGTCGGCACGCCGGATGTATCGGGCACCGTCCCAATTCGCATTCATTCGTCCTGCATTACGGGCGATCTTTTTGGCTCTCTTAAATGCGACTGCGGCGATCAGCTTCACAACGGGCTCTCTCTGCTAAAGCAGGCCGGGGGTGGCGTTCTCCTCTATCTCGATCAGGAGGGACGCGGTACGGGTATCGGCGCGAAAATGCGTGCTTACGGATATCAGCATCTTGGACTCGATACGATCGACGCTGACGCAGAACTTGGCCTCGCCGCAGATCATCGCCGTTATGAGGCAGCAGTTGCAATGCTTCGGCACATGAACATCAGGAAAGTTGCAGTCTTCACGAACAATCCGACTAAGATCAGCGCGCTCAAGGCTGGTGATATAGAAGTGGACGCGCGAGCTCCGGTTACAGGAACCGTAACGGCTGAAAACCAGAAATATCTACGAACCAAGATGCTTCGCGCTGGACATCTCTTGGACCTGGAAGCGCTGATTGCGGCGGAATAACGTCTGGCGGGGAGGACTGAATGGCTTTTACCCGTGGTGATCGGCCGAACAGAGTGGATGATCGCAAGTCACTCATTCAAAACACGCTCGCGAATATGGCATGTCTTATGCTGGGCACGACTATTGTGGCCGTAATCGTACGCCGGGAGTTATCCTTGGGCTGGGACTACGTGGCTGCCGCGACGCTGTCCCTTTGCTTTATCTTCGGCTTCGTCGTTTATCTTCTGCCGCGACACCCTCACCGCAATTTTGGCTACGCGAATTTGGTCACGGCGTTCCGAGCGTCGCTTGTAAGCCTTACCGCGGCGACGGTCGTTTGTTTCGAGACGCTTCACCAGGCAGATACGATACTCTGGATATTGGTGGGGGTCGTTGTCTTTTCGCTCACCCTTGATGGTATTGATGGCTATCTCGCTCGCAAATATGGACAGGAATCGGAGCTTGGCGCACGCTTCGATATGGAAGTGGATGCATTTCTTATCCTCATCCTTTCTGTGGCGGCAGCCATGCTCCAGAAAGCAGGGGCTTGGGTGCTCTTGATTGGCCTTATGCGCTATGCTTTCATAGCCGCAAGCTGGTTCATCGCGGCGCTTCGCGCTGATTTGCCTCCGTCTTTCAGGCGCAAGGTCGTTTGTGTGATACAGGTATTGACGTTATGTCTGATCCTGGTTCCTTCCGTCGACGTTCCGATATCGCACTATCTTGCGGCCATCTCTCTCGTCATGCTGACCATGTCTTTCGCTATGGACATCGTGTTCCTCCTGCGTAAACGAGTGGGCCCATGACCGTGTTCGCCATTTTTTCGGCGCCGGTCGATGCCGCGCGGTCTCTAAGGGTTGAGCCGCCGTTCTGTCGCTCAAGCGATTAACGACGCACAGAATCTCTGCTGATTTTGAGGAAAGCGTGTCTGCGTCATGCCTTGCCAGCTCGTTTCATCACTGCGGCGAGGGTAAGGAAGACAATGCCAGGCGCTGCACCGGCGAGACAGAGCCAACCATATGTGACGCTTGCAGCGAGGCCCTCGACTGATGAAAGACCGAGCGCTGGCCATAGTGCCATGGCCGCAGCTTCGCGGGTACCCCAGCCGCCAAATCCGGTTGGTATCAGCATTGCCAGCAAACAGAAGGGAATGATCGAGATACCCGCCAACCACGGTAGATTCGAGCCTGTTGCGTGTGCTGCGATAAAGAACGTCGCGATATATGCGAAAAGAATGATAGCGCTCATAAATAACTGAAGTAGCCATGCGTTGTGCCGGATGAAGGTATTGACAAGGTCTTCACGAAAGGCGCTCTCCGTTACCTCCTGCGTTTTAAACCACACGATTATTAGCAGGATTAACGCGCTTACCACGGCCACGAGGACGACGTGACGCCGGGTATTGCTGCCAGGATCGGCGTTCGTGATGTAGGGCCAGACAGACAGGCCGATGACAGCGACGACCGCAAGGGCGACCTGGCCGGAAAGCCTTTCAAAGATAACCGCTTTTGCGGGCTTTTTCCATCCGCCTGGCTCGTCGCCGCGCATCCTCCAAGCTCTAAGAACATCGCCACCCATGCCCCCAGGCAGGACCTGGTTCAGCAAGGTGGCGACATAGTACTCGCCTATTGCTTTGAAAGGAGTGATATCCTGGCCAAGGCGCATAGAGGTAAACCGCCACCGCAGCGCCGACAGCACGATTTGCACTTGCACCAGCAAGAGACCGCATATGGTCGCGTTCCAAGAAATGCGGGAAAGAGCTTGTTTGAGCGCCGTCAAATCCGTTTGAAAGATGATGCCGGAAAGGATCGCCAGCGCAACGACGGACACCAGTATTCGCAGTTTTCTCAAGCGAGTAGGGACCTGTATTTTATCTGTTTTTCCGATAAATTCAATGCTGCGGTCGAAAGGAGCGGTTTGCGGTGGTAACAATAGGCCGTGCAGATTTCAGATATATTAACTTGAAAGCTGTGGCTGGAGCAGGGCTTTTCTCTGTCATCGCCTTTCTTGCTTTCATCCTGCCTGATCATCCTGACGCGCTTGTTCCAGGCGCATTTGCACGCTTGCCACTGGAATTGCCGATTGTTGGTGTTCTCGTGCTGATGACGCGCGGTTCGCTAAGGCGCAACGTCATCTTTCTTTGCGGTTTTCTGGTTTTTCTGGTTCTTTTCCTCAAGGTGGCGGATATTGGCGTACAGACAGCGTTCCAGCGGTCGTTCAATCCTTATCTTGATGTAAAGATGCTGGCTGATGGCTGGCATTTGATATCCGGCGCGATAGGAACAATCTCGGCCTTGATTGCTCTAGTCGGCGGCATTGTCCTCATCCTGCTGATCGTCGCAGTTTTTCTTATATCGCTTCGGCAGATGTCTGACGCCCGTGGAGGTGTACGGAGAATGCTTCTTGGGCTTTTTACAAGTTTAATTGCGGTGGGTGGAGGCATTATGCTCCTTGATAAGCCGCCTGTCGATTTGCGAACACCCAGCTATCTCGCGGGAAGGCTCAGTCTCGTCGCCCGTTCGGTTGCGGATATGAGAAGGTTCGAAAAGCAACTCAAGTCTGCCCTTGGCCCGCAGGATGGAAAAGATCTATTCAAAGCTGTAAAGGGCAAGGACGTGATACTTGTCTTCGTAGAGTCCTATGGCCACTCCGCCATTGAGGACCCGCGATACTCCGATATAACCTCATCCCGTCTCTCATCGATCCAGCGCCAGATCGACTCGACAGGGCTTCATGCAGCAAGCGGCTGGGTCGCTTCACCCACCGTCGGGGGGCTGAGCTGGCTGGCTCACGGCACATTGCTTTCCGGCCTTTGGGTTGACAGCCAGGCGCGCTACGACCGCCTTATGATCAGCCAGCAGCCGAGCTTGAACCGGCTGTTTTCGCAGGCTGGTTGGCACACGGTCGCTGTCATGCCTGCCATCACGATGGCTTGGCCTGAGGCAGGTTATTTCGGCTATGACCAGATTCTTGCAGCCTCGGATCTTGGATACCGCGGAGAACCATTCAACTGGGTGACCATGCCGGATCAGTATACTTTATCCGCGTTTGATCGACTGGCAGTGGAGCCCGCCCATGGCCGTGCACAGAACGTCATGGCGGAGATAGCCCTCATCTCCAGCCACGCACCATGGATGCCCGTACCAAGACTTATTGATTGGAAAGATATCGGCGATGGCACGACCTTCAATGTTCAGGCAACAAGCGGCGATCCTCCTTCCGTTGTCTGGGCGAAGCCTGAGCGGGTGCGTGACCAGTACATTCAAACAATCGATTATTCGCTGGCGACATTAGGAGAATTCATTGCACATCAGCGAAAGGGTGCAATCTACGTCATACTCGGTGATCACCAGCCTGCCTCTATCATTACCGGGCCGGGTGCCTCACGTGCAGTACCGGTTCATATCGTCACAGACGATTCTGAGCTCATTGCGCGGTTCATCAGACAAGGCTTTACTGCAGGGATGATACCTAGCGACACTACGCAACATTGGCTCATGAACGAACTTCGCAAGATATTGATTGATGCGTTCAGCAAGTAAGGCCATGCCGGCTTTGCGTCACAAACGTAGGGGAAGCTCCGATCGAGAGAAAATCAACACCCTTGGATTACCGTGGGCGTTCGGCATAGCCATTGCGTAGAGTATCAACCTCGTTTCGAAGTAGCGTAACGCATTTGCCTTTCAGGGCCCCGCATCTGCAATGGATTGCACCACGTTGACGGATTGGTCCTGCAGTATTCGCCCCTTTTTCGTCAGTTGTTGCAACAGCACGTGCCAAGCAAACGCCATGTTTATTCAGATTGTCGATAGAAAAGTCCTGCAGCCTCAGCCCGGGCAGACAGCAACTGGATGATTTCTTGATCTTGGGCTTGAGACTGCCTTCCATGCCATCGACGCGGCGAGCGGGGCCGGTGGGACAGTCTTCATCTCTCGCAGGCCCTTCTCTACAAACTACACTCAGATATCGCTGTTTATAGCATCGCGTTCTTATTGGGCGCGAAGTCTCTGCATGCGTCCATCGGGTTGCATACGAACGCGTGGCCAATGAAATCAATATCTCGCGAACCCGATCCCGAGACGAGTCGTTTATGTCGGGCTTCCATCGGATTCACCTCCCGTCGAACCAGCATGTCGGAAATCTCACGCCGTAGTGCTCTGGAACATTTAGGTCCTTGCGATGTGCTGCGGCGGAACCATCTGTGTAAGATCGTGCCGTCAATGGAGCGAGGCATTCGTTTCCTCCCGAAAGCAACGGTTGACTTATCCCTAGTGCGGTCTACTTGCTCTAAGTGCTGTACATCGCCCTTGCGGCTTGATCTCAATCCTTTCCCTACTGGCTGTCGTCAAACTCCAGCGTCATTCTTCACGAAAGGCTTTCATGACCTGGTCTGTGAATGGCTTCGTCAGGTAGGACCACGCGGAGCGCTCAGCCGTGTGAACGAAGACCTCGATTGGCATGCCAGGCATGAGTTTGAGGTCTCTAATGACCTCCTGTTGGTCGATCATGTCAACTGTCGCGAGATAGTAAGGTTGCCCAGTCGTCTTGTCGACAACGGTTGCTGCTGCAACGAACTCGACGATCCCATACACCTCGGGAGTGGTTGCACTATTAAACGCGGTCAACCTCATCCTGGCGGCCTGCCCAGGTGTGACGCGATCAACGTCCGCCGGCGGGACCCGGAATTCGACCTTCATGTCGTCAGTTTTGGGAACGACCGACATAATGGTCGCTCCTGATCCTATAACGCCGTTGATTGTATGGATTTGCAGATCATAGACAAAGCCATCAACAGGTGCACGGACTTCCATTCGCGACAGTCGGTCATGTGCTGCGATCTCTCGTTCTCCAAGTTCGGCGAGCTTGGATTCTATTGAAACAATCTCTTTCTGAGTTTCGGAGCGCGTCGTCTGGTCTATGGAGAGAAGCTTGATGCGTAATTCACTAATCTCTCCTTCAGCTTCCGCCACACGGGCTGCCACTTCGCCGCTGGTCCCATCGATGCGGGCTACCTGTTTCTGAAGGTCGCGAAATTCTGATAGCTTGATCAACCCGCCTTTGGCGAGCCTCTCGCTGACGCTGATCTCTTCGGTGATGATCTTCTTTTCAACTTCGTTCGCTTTTCTCTGCGAAATCAAACCGTCAATCTGGTCTTCGAGCTGGGAGATTTGCAGTTCCAACTGCTGTTTCTGATTGAGGATCATTCGGCGGTTTTCCTGAAACAGCTTCGTTTCGTTATGCGCCAGCTCAGGGACGATGGAACCGTCAGAAAATGCAATAGTGTCCTTCCCGTCGCGCTCGGCCTCTAGGCGGATTTTCATCGCCCTAAGCTGGGCGAGTTGGCTTCGGATGATCGTCAGTTCAACCCGGGTCTGTGTCTCGTCAAACCGGAGAAGTACATCACCAGCCTTTACTGTGTCT
The DNA window shown above is from Agrobacterium tumefaciens and carries:
- the ribA gene encoding GTP cyclohydrolase II RibA — its product is MSNSAEPNFRFNTPEIRIERAIAELRYGRPIVMWSNERKLAILALDAVAPSLYDQFAIATANSHSLLLTAPRASRLGIHGNRDILTPLAGASFEDASQLSYGLAAGQPSKWVEADDLASQTAELARIALLLPAMVLADVSAKSASFSGCCELSIADLKGAGVARQRFEKVVRTRVPLRELGDCEFVIFRGGLAQKDQVAIVVGTPDVSGTVPIRIHSSCITGDLFGSLKCDCGDQLHNGLSLLKQAGGGVLLYLDQEGRGTGIGAKMRAYGYQHLGLDTIDADAELGLAADHRRYEAAVAMLRHMNIRKVAVFTNNPTKISALKAGDIEVDARAPVTGTVTAENQKYLRTKMLRAGHLLDLEALIAAE
- a CDS encoding CDP-alcohol phosphatidyltransferase family protein, yielding MAFTRGDRPNRVDDRKSLIQNTLANMACLMLGTTIVAVIVRRELSLGWDYVAAATLSLCFIFGFVVYLLPRHPHRNFGYANLVTAFRASLVSLTAATVVCFETLHQADTILWILVGVVVFSLTLDGIDGYLARKYGQESELGARFDMEVDAFLILILSVAAAMLQKAGAWVLLIGLMRYAFIAASWFIAALRADLPPSFRRKVVCVIQVLTLCLILVPSVDVPISHYLAAISLVMLTMSFAMDIVFLLRKRVGP
- a CDS encoding flippase-like domain-containing protein; this translates as MRKLRILVSVVALAILSGIIFQTDLTALKQALSRISWNATICGLLLVQVQIVLSALRWRFTSMRLGQDITPFKAIGEYYVATLLNQVLPGGMGGDVLRAWRMRGDEPGGWKKPAKAVIFERLSGQVALAVVAVIGLSVWPYITNADPGSNTRRHVVLVAVVSALILLIIVWFKTQEVTESAFREDLVNTFIRHNAWLLQLFMSAIILFAYIATFFIAAHATGSNLPWLAGISIIPFCLLAMLIPTGFGGWGTREAAAMALWPALGLSSVEGLAASVTYGWLCLAGAAPGIVFLTLAAVMKRAGKA
- a CDS encoding sulfatase; amino-acid sequence: MNLKAVAGAGLFSVIAFLAFILPDHPDALVPGAFARLPLELPIVGVLVLMTRGSLRRNVIFLCGFLVFLVLFLKVADIGVQTAFQRSFNPYLDVKMLADGWHLISGAIGTISALIALVGGIVLILLIVAVFLISLRQMSDARGGVRRMLLGLFTSLIAVGGGIMLLDKPPVDLRTPSYLAGRLSLVARSVADMRRFEKQLKSALGPQDGKDLFKAVKGKDVILVFVESYGHSAIEDPRYSDITSSRLSSIQRQIDSTGLHAASGWVASPTVGGLSWLAHGTLLSGLWVDSQARYDRLMISQQPSLNRLFSQAGWHTVAVMPAITMAWPEAGYFGYDQILAASDLGYRGEPFNWVTMPDQYTLSAFDRLAVEPAHGRAQNVMAEIALISSHAPWMPVPRLIDWKDIGDGTTFNVQATSGDPPSVVWAKPERVRDQYIQTIDYSLATLGEFIAHQRKGAIYVILGDHQPASIITGPGASRAVPVHIVTDDSELIARFIRQGFTAGMIPSDTTQHWLMNELRKILIDAFSK
- a CDS encoding HlyD family type I secretion periplasmic adaptor subunit, whose translation is MMYENKNTDNQARSEAISFGIAPRVIVSGVLAAFLVFGVGGWAVQAKLAGAVVAQGQLVVPDQVKTIQHRDGGIVADIPVANGDTVKAGDVLLRFDETQTRVELTIIRSQLAQLRAMKIRLEAERDGKDTIAFSDGSIVPELAHNETKLFQENRRMILNQKQQLELQISQLEDQIDGLISQRKANEVEKKIITEEISVSERLAKGGLIKLSEFRDLQKQVARIDGTSGEVAARVAEAEGEISELRIKLLSIDQTTRSETQKEIVSIESKLAELGEREIAAHDRLSRMEVRAPVDGFVYDLQIHTINGVIGSGATIMSVVPKTDDMKVEFRVPPADVDRVTPGQAARMRLTAFNSATTPEVYGIVEFVAAATVVDKTTGQPYYLATVDMIDQQEVIRDLKLMPGMPIEVFVHTAERSAWSYLTKPFTDQVMKAFREE